A genomic region of Zea mays cultivar B73 chromosome 6, Zm-B73-REFERENCE-NAM-5.0, whole genome shotgun sequence contains the following coding sequences:
- the LOC100193041 gene encoding uncharacterized protein LOC100193041 has translation MAMSFFSPTTTPSSSASLLPIRRQCATGPSVSFPLKPHRFRVHLKPPRSSRTRIHTLSTSSLKIPTESILSSVVSTSTTLLFVLVAGLLSLSGVRSLPALACAPAPTQQPQETEEQESKEKKQQEEAGERKEDVLPQLDEEDAEDDEVRMYSAILSRNSGDVDALKCALYAKMRRADWGGALRFARLLRDAEPSELEWRLMVAQLHELKGDLAEAERHFRELLAEEPLLVRALHGLALCMQKKPEGPAVFEMLENALQLATSERRVPEERNIKLLIAQMHVVMGQLDVASEKLQNLINEDPRDFRSHLCQGIVYALLDRKEDADMQFDVYRSLVPDEFPDKSFISDVILAARTESHDRLQKEFDSEFQAKK, from the exons ATGGCGATGAGTTTCTTCTCGCCCACTACCACCCCTTCATCCTCCGCATCCCTCCTCCCCATCCGCCGCCAGTGTGCCACCGGCCCCTCCGTGTCCTTCCCCCTCAAGCCCCACCGCTTCCGAGTTCATCTCAAACCTCCGCGCTCCTCCCGAACCCGAATCCACACCCTCTCCACCTCCTCCTTGAAGATCCCCACCGAGAGCATTCTCTCTTCCGTGGTCTCCACCTCGACGACCCTCCTTTTTGTGCTCGTCGCAGGCCTCCTCTCCCTCTCCGGCGTCCGCTCACTCCCCGCCCTCGCCTGCGCTCCGGCGCCGACCCAGCAACCGCAAGAAACCGAAGAACAAGAATCCAAAGAGAAGAAGCAGCAAGAAGAGGCTGGTGAGAGGAAAGAGGACGTGTTGCCGCAGCTGGATGAAGAGGACGCGGAGGATGACGAGGTGCGGATGTATTCAGCGATTCTGAGCCGCAACTCTGGCGACGTGGACGCGCTCAAGTGCGCTCTATACGCTAAGATGAGGCGCGCGGATTGGGGCGGGGCGCTGCGGTTCGCGCGACTGCTGCGCGACGCCGAGCCCAGCGAGTTGGAGTGGCGCCTGATGGTGGCGCAGCTGCACGAGCTCAAGGGGGACCTCGCCGAGGCTGAGCGTCACTTCAGGGAGCTCCTGGCAGAGGAGCCCCTCCTCGTTCGGGCTCTCCAT GGACTTGCACTGTGTATGCAGAAGAAACCTGAGGGCCCTGCTGTTTTTGAAATGCTTGAGAATGCTTTGCAGCTTGCAACTTCAGAGAGAAGGGTCCCGGAGGAGCGCAACATAAAGCTTTTGATCGCACAAATGCATGTTGTCATG GGTCAGTTAGATGTTGCGTCTGAGAAACTACAAAATCTTATAAATGAGGATCCTCGGGATTTTCGGTCTCATCTTTGCCAG GGCATTGTGTATGCACTTTTAGACAGAAAAGAAGACGCAGATATGCAATTTGATGTATACAGAAGCCTTGTGCCGGATGAATTCCCAGATAAGAGTTTTATCAGTGATGTTATACTGGCGGCTAGGACGGAGTCACATGATCGGCTACAAAAGGAATTTGACTCTGAGTTTCAAGCGAAGAAATGA
- the LOC100281175 gene encoding bifunctional protein tilS/hprT gives MDNTNMVVVTTRDSGILARFLIKPAAFHPWRDRATTQPTHQRRPNKSPALRARRLATLTFLPCSAAATVASTAMVSAEVGIDYVLWTEDEVSTRVGEVAAELAADLRALPEPAVIVGVATGAFLFLADLVRRVDVRLVVDLVRVESYGAGTESSGKPRITADLKVDVAGKHVVVVEDIVDTGNTLSYLIAHLEKKGASSISVCTFLDKPARRKVNVHLVGDGKFYRGFECPDYFVVGYGLDYAELYRNLPYVGVLKPEMYKKDSSN, from the exons ATGGACAACACCAACATGGTCGTGGTGACGACGCGGGATTCCGGAATCCTGGCACGGTTCCTCATCAAGCCCGCGGCATTCCACCCGTGGCGCGACCGCGCCACCACGCAGCCCACGCACCAACGCCGCCCTAATAAATCCCCTGCGCTCCGCGCCCGCCGGCTCGCAACCCTAACCTTCCTCCCCTGCTCCGCCGCCGCCACGGTCGCCTCTACTGCCATGGTGAGCGCTGAAGTCGGCATCGATTACGTGCTGTGGACGGAGGACGAGGTGTCCACCCGCGTGGGCGAGGTCGCCGCCGAGCTCGCGGCCGACCTGCGCGCGTTGCCGGAGCCCGCCGTCATCGTCGGCGTCGCCACGGGCGCGTTCCTCTTCCTCGCTGACCTCGTCCGGCGCGTCGACGTGCGGCTCGTGGTCGACCTCGTGCGCGTCGAGTCCTATGGGGCGGGCACAGAGTCCAGCGGCAAGCCACGTATCACGGCCGACCTCAAAGTCGATGTGGCCGGGAAGCATGTGGTCGTG GTTGAAGATATTGTTGACACAGGGAATACTCTGTCCTATCTCATTGCTCATTTGGAGAAGAAAGGTGCATCATCCATATCGGTTTGCACTTTTCTTGACAAACCAGCAAGAAGGAAAGTCAATGTTCATCTAGTAGGGGATGGAAAATTTTACCGTGGATTTGAG TGCCCAGACTACTTTGTTGTTGGCTATGGTTTAGATTACGCGGAGCTCTACCGTAACCTGCCTTATGTCGGAGTTCTCAAGCCCGAGATGTACAAAAAGGATTCAAGCAATTAG